In the Balaenoptera acutorostrata chromosome 16, mBalAcu1.1, whole genome shotgun sequence genome, aatatattagttGTTCACCATTTTGTGTTTCTGTAGTTCACCAGGAagattataagatatttaaaggcAGGGATTATGTTCTCTGTTGCTttgaagtgcctggcacataataatctCTGtcactgttgttgttttaatacgTACTGTATCTCCCTAAATAAcgtaaaattatttcatttttttccccctgtaggtATAACGAACTGtaaactaaaaaaaaccaaaaatcaaaaacaaagatgGGTGAAAAGAAACCAGAGCCTTTGGACTTCGTGAAAGATTTCCAGGAATACCTGACTCAGCAGACCCATCATGTCAACATGATTTCTGGATCAGTTAGTGGGGACAAGGAAGCAGAGGCTCTTCAGGGAGGTAGACTCATCTTAATACTACTAAATAATTcactttttataaatatattagtgTTAGTGTGTCATTACCCGTAGTATGAAGCCCACTACTGTTCACTAATGTGAATCATTCCATTTTTCCTAGAAAGATATGggcaattttttttcccttctttaaacATGTCAAGTTTTTGCTGAGGGAAAGTAAAGCTCCAGCAGGGCTTACCGTGGCCCAGAGATGCATTATGGTCTTGTGGGAAGGTTAGGGGTTCTAAATTCCCTTCCCATTCTCCCGGTTCTATTAGCTAACAGCAGACACAAGGAACCAAAAGGGGGTCCAGCTTCATTACACAAGGGGTTTGGCCATTAGGAAATCTGGGTTAGACCTGAGACAAAATAGgggtttctgtttcttctcttaaAATGAAGAGAAGGCCAACCATGTATACCCACCTAGGAGGAGAAACCAGAGTAGAGAAAGCAGTGACCTACTTGAGCCTGTTCTACCTGACCTACAGATAGACTGTCTGGTTTGCTTACCACACGAAGACTGGAGTCTATTTCTGAACTTAGCTCAGGAGGTAGCAAACTACAGGCAGTGGGCCCCATCTGGACTGCTGTTTTTACATGACCTGCAAGCTAAGAGtggtttctacatttttaaatggttggggttggggggaaacaaaagaaaaataatgtcatgacgtgaaaattatatgaaattccaaCTTTAGCATCCATAAATAAAGTCTTATTGAAACATAGCCATGCTTGCTTGTTTACCTGTTTTCTATAGCTGTTTTTGAGTTAggacagcagagttgagtagctgggATAGAGACcatgtggcccacaaagcctaaagtatttgcTATCTGACCTTTACAGGAAAAATTTGCTAACCCTTGACCTAGGTGGTCTAGGGCCTTGTAATACAGGGGCCAGCAACAGCAGAGAccaggcatcacctgggagcttgtgagaGGTGCAAAACGTCAGGTGCCACCCcaaatctactgaatcagaagctgtATTTTAGTACGATCCCCAAGTGATTTCGTATACACATTCTGTTTCGGGAGTTACTGGCTTGGGAAAGCAATGGGAGAAGGGGGGGACACTGAGCCTTGCTGTCCCTCCAGTGCAACGGGCCTGTTGGATGTTGGACTTGCACCAACCAGCAAAGTCACTTCTCTTCTCCTAGTGAAGGATAGACGAAACAGTAGAGCAAAGGGCTTGAATTGTCTGCACCTGCCCCGCTGCCTCCTGCAGATGGAGCAGAAGTGCTTTTCCTGTGAAGCTGTAGGAGTAAACATTTCCCTCTTAATGCTTCAGTGGACAGTTCCTGGACTGAGACCCGAGAGGGCAGGGTTGTGGTCCCCCGCCAGGGTTGTTGGTTTTCCAGATGATGAGCACTTGccctttcagtttctttatctatacaAAGAAGTAGTTTGATTAGGTTAAAAGCAAACAGCCAAACATCTCTAACTCTGAAATTCTTACAGTTCATAACATTCAGAGGTATCAGATACAATATTTCCCTATATGTGCTTAATTAGAATTTTAAGATCCTAAATGCAACCCAGAATCTAGAACATAGGTGTAATCTGAGCGGAACTGCAAAACTCAACATTTAATTGTTTTAGATTAAATAGATTAGGATTTGGGGAGATGATCATGACTGCCCATTGTATTTGTAGAAGTGGCTAGAATCTTAAACATGTGTAACTGCCATCTCTGTTTATCCCCCTCTGTCTCCTTACCTGTCAAATGAATACCATACCCTGTTACCTTCCTCAAAAGGATGTTGAGGACTGATATAATTTATGTGTTAGTAATTTGAAATCCCCCTAATAGAATACTGCTTTTGTATAAAGTTAACCTCAGTTCAGAAAGACTGATTTTTGTGAATTTAACTTTTGTGCTAAGCAAACTGTCAATTTATGAAAGATTTTCTACCACTCAACACTAAATTGCTAAATTGAGTTGATTCTGAGACGCATAATTTCTTTTGCTATACTTTGTTTATAGCTGGAACAGATGGTGATCAAAATGGACTTGATCACCCATCTGTTGAAGTTTCCCTGGATGAAAACTCAGGAATGTTAGTAGACGGGTTTGAAAGGACCTTTGATGGGAAGCTCAAGTGTCGGTACTGCAACTATGCCAGCAAAGGCACCGCACGACTCATTGAACACATTAGAATCCACACAGGTAACGGAGAAGTGGCTGGAGAGGGCATTTCTTTACGGGCAGGTTGATCTATCGAATAAATAGTTGTGATAGTTTGAAAATGAAGGTGGATGTAAGGTTTGAATAGATGGAGAAGTGACTCCATTTTTACACAGCAATAGCATACAGCATACAAGAAAGTGAGGCCCCTTGTACAGCTTCCCCTTCCTTAGCCATCTTCCTTCTTAATCTAAATAATCTCAGCATCTGTCTGCTTCTCAGGTTGGGCAGGTTAATGCTGAAGACAGCATGAagtgataaaatgtttttatctttatCCTTACTAAGTACGTTTCCTTTGCAGACCAGGGAAAAGGTTTCTGTACGGTTGCAGGCTACACTGCTAACCCTCAGATGTCACCTTAGCCACCCCTTCTGTGAAAGGGATTCATTCCACTAGTCAGTATAGTATAAAGGTTGTTATATGCAggtttcttaataaattttaataattttttttgcaaATGTGTTATTctgaaaagcattttattttttgatcaaTTTCTAAATCTAATGAATTGACAAAATACGAAACTTTTCATAAATGAGCTACTCTTGCAGTTTctcccccatttttctttttaaacaggtgAGAAACCTCATAGATGTCACTTATGTCCATTTGCATCTGCTTATGAGCGTCATCTGGAAGCCCATATGCGTTCCCAtacaggagaaaaaccatataaatgTGAATTGTGTTCCTTCCGCTGCAGTGATCGAAGTAACCTGTCCCATCATCGAAGGCGCAAGCATAAAATGGTACCAATGAAAGGTACTAGGTCTTCCTTAAGCAGCAAGAAAATGTGGGGGgttttacagaagaaaacaagCAATCTGGGCTATAGCAGACGAGCACTAATCAACTTAAGCCCaccttccatggtggtccagaaGCCAGACTACCTTAATGACTTTACCCATGAGATCCCGAATATCCAGACTGACTCCTATGAAAGTATGGCAAAAACCACACCAGCTGGTGGCCTGCCAAGGGACCCCCAAGAACTCATGGTTGACAACCCTTTAAACCAGCTGTCAACTCTAGCAGGACAGTTGTCCAGTTTGCCGCCTGAAAACCAAAACCCCGCATCCCCTGATGTGGTCCCCTGCCCCGACGAGAAGCCTTTCATGATGCAGCAGGCCTCTGCTCAAGCGGTGGTTTCTGCCGTGCCAGCCAGTGTTCCTCAGAGCTCCTCGCCCACTAGCCCCGAAGCTCGGCCGTCACATAGTCAGAGGAACTATAGTCCGGTGGCAGGTCCGAGCAGTGAACCAAGTGCTCACACGAGTACTCCCAGCATGGGAAACAGTCAGCCAAGCACTCCAGCTCCGACCCTGCCGGTCCAGGACCCTCAGCTTCTACACCACTGCCAGCACTGTGACATGTACTTTGCCGACAACATCCTTTACACTATTCATATGGGATGTCATGGGTATGAAAATCCTTTTCAGTGTAACATATGTGGATGCAAATGTAAAAACAAGTATGATTTTGCCTGTCATTTTGCAAGAGGGCAACATAACCAACACTGATGGAAAACAATCACGTTATGCTTTACTTGGTTTGCCATTTTGTGTTTTGTAGTTTACTGTTGTTTtctgcaggggaggggtgggggtgtcGTCCCTATTAAGGTGTTTGCTAATTTAAAGTCTATACATACAGAGTATAAATTTGACAgtggaaacaaaatttttttcttttttttttttccataaaaaccTTGTCAGGGTCATTTATGTATTAGAACAGTTGGACATGTTGGtgtctgttttttcctttcatttagacATTTGAGAATTTGAGTGCAATGATAATCTTACAAGTGGTCATTTAAATTTCTCACATTTATGATCCATAAAAACTTCAAGGCTGATAGATACCCTTGGTATTTCAACATCTACACTGCAGCTAGATGTTATTATTTCTGCCATAATTTCAAAATGGTAAATTACTTTCTCTTACAAAATCTGTTACAACTTATTTCAATGTTTAGTGGAGGAATTGCCTTTGAAATTGCCCTTAATTAAAAACTATTTAGTTAACATAGCTTAGTTGAATCAGTAGTTTAATTTCAACTGATAATAGTAAAGCAATTTCAGTGTagtaaatctttcttttttccataagggaaaatataaaacattgaattcttttaaaattaaagttataaaaatatgaggtaaaagttctgaaaagaaatgaaacataagACTTTAAATTGGAAATGGAGTTTAATAGTTAAAATACCTGCCCATTCAACTTGTAGTTCAAACACACAGCAATTTTCcattggattctttttattatacttgtaatttattttaaaaactacaggTAAATACATGAGAACACTAGAAATATCAGAGGATTATCTATGAAGatgccttttttccttttaatctgaACTGTTCATTTAAATCTTCATTCTGATGTACACGTGAGGTTGATAACTATACTGAGAATCTGCTATTCCTTCTATTCCTTTGATGACCAAAGAGGTACAGTGGAAGTCATCCATCTTATTCCTAGGAAATGCGGTCCTTCCCCCCAAAATCTGAAGtttccttttcctgccttctATCCATTTATTGCCCATAATTTTCAAGAAAAGGTAGGTATAGAAACACATGGGAAAATGTGATGGTGAAGTGATATTTACAAAAATGAGAACATATGTCCAAAACGAATTCTGGACTCCTCTTCAGAATTGGCCATTTAAGATATTTTCTGTGAATTCAAGTTGTAATGCTTATTTGCAGTTTTACCAGTCTTTAATGTACAGCAAGAAAACTATATAAAACTGTGAATTGAATCATCATTAGTAGAAGAGGATAAAAAAAGTGtggaaatggatataaaaatgcatttaaacatgatatttgtttacaaaaataaaacttgctATATAAATCCACAGTAAGTAATTTTGATTAGGAGGCTGTTTTTGTGTAATAACTAGCGGACTCTGAGGACAGCTTGgtcaaacaataaaatatattgttactAACTGTTGGTTTCTGTGTACtttgcaaaatttttatttttaatttggttcAAATCTTGAAAGTTACTAATTGGCCGTTTAAGCAAGTATTCTAACTATTAAGCATTAACTAAGAAGGACTTCTACACTTAATAGTAAAAGGGTAATGTTGATGGTGTAAGTCCACAAAAACCCCCAAGTGCCAAGTTAATGCATCTTCTGCCCTCCCTTCCAAATGCTAGAAAGCCATTAAAATGAGTTCTGTGGTTTAATATCCAATCTAATCTCCATCGCATTGTTGAAAAAGCTGCATCAAGGAGTTTCTGCAAACAAATCTTGTCAATCTGAGGCTTGTGAATCTAAAGTCCGCAGCCTGTTCTGCTCTGTTGCTTGGAGCGCTCGCTGCTCAGATCAGTTTTAGTGCAGCCATTTCCAAATGTGTAACTTGGCCCTCGTATGTATATATTGTCAGAAACAAGTTGCTGTCATTTGGAAGcttttgtggttatttttttcttctattttattcttcatataAAAGCAATAccacaaaatagaaaatgaaagttttcattgAACAAAAAGGAAGAAGTCTCATGTTAAAATcactttattgggcttccctggtggcgcagtggttgagagtctgcctgctaatgcaggggacacgggttcgagccctggcctgggaagatcccacatgccgcggagcggctgggcccgtgagccacaactgctgagcctgcgcgtctggagcctgtgctccgcggcgagagaggccgcggcggtgagaggcccgcgcatcgcgatgaagagtggcccccgcttgccacaactggagaaagccctcgcacagaaacgaagacccaacacagccaaaatcaatcaatcaatcaatcaatcaaaaacatacgcatctgattcaagatcctcattaaaaaaaaaaaaaaaaatcactttattaaCTGTATATTCTGGGCCAAATAgtgacaaatacatttttaaaaaaaaattttttttttaatgatattcttgtctgcttacgttctttttatttatgtatgtatggctgtgttgggtcttcgtttctgtgcaagggctttctctagttgtggcaagcgggggccactcttgatcgcggagcgcgggcctctcactatcgcggcctctcgttgccgagcacaggctccagacgcgcaggctcagtagttgtggctcacgggccgagttgctccgcggcatgtgggatcttcccagaccagggctcgaacccgcgtcccctgcattggcaggcagattctcaaccactgcgccaccagggaagcccgacaaatacatttttttctgacaacTAAGGAGAGATGTTTTGAAAGTACATTTTAGttcaaacagattttttttcacaatTGCAAACTAGAATGTATAATTTTACAATTCCTAGGACTTAAAGAGCACAGTTGTATTCCAAAGGTACCGATGCTTGAAAGCTGTAGTTAATTCTAAATGCACTAAAGTTTTTGAAGCAAATCTACCTTAGACACTTTTttagtattgtatttttaaaaatatttaggattttatttaagttttttgtGAGTTAAATTCTGTATTGGAAAGATGTTAGTATCTTCTATTA is a window encoding:
- the IKZF5 gene encoding zinc finger protein Pegasus: MGEKKPEPLDFVKDFQEYLTQQTHHVNMISGSVSGDKEAEALQGAGTDGDQNGLDHPSVEVSLDENSGMLVDGFERTFDGKLKCRYCNYASKGTARLIEHIRIHTGEKPHRCHLCPFASAYERHLEAHMRSHTGEKPYKCELCSFRCSDRSNLSHHRRRKHKMVPMKGTRSSLSSKKMWGVLQKKTSNLGYSRRALINLSPPSMVVQKPDYLNDFTHEIPNIQTDSYESMAKTTPAGGLPRDPQELMVDNPLNQLSTLAGQLSSLPPENQNPASPDVVPCPDEKPFMMQQASAQAVVSAVPASVPQSSSPTSPEARPSHSQRNYSPVAGPSSEPSAHTSTPSMGNSQPSTPAPTLPVQDPQLLHHCQHCDMYFADNILYTIHMGCHGYENPFQCNICGCKCKNKYDFACHFARGQHNQH